The genomic region TTTCTGCCGGATCTGGGTTATAAGTTGTCTCACATTCTGCACTTTTCTGGTACTTTCAGACACTTTTTTCAACCTAAATACTACCAATGCACACCCTTACATAATCCCCCTGTTTTGAACACATCCCTGCCCGTGCGGTCATTATTTGTCTCATTTTCTGCACTTTTCTGGTACTTACGAACACTTCTGACTCCACACTGCCCCGGAAACCGGCACCGCCAGGACGATGTTCCTGGCACCGCTCCATTCATATGAACACGTGACGAGCGTCAAAACCTTATCGTATATACACTTCAGGTAATCATCCCCGGTTTCGAACACTTCCCTCTGCTTAGCTGCTTTTAAATATTCCTGCACTGCCTCCGCATCTGCGAGTTTCTGCTGGAATGGGAACAAATTCCTGTCTGCTTTCAGCACCGTGACAATTCGGTATTCCTGAATGCTATCCTCTGTCTGAAGATAAGCAAAGGGATGCTCCTGATAATATGTTTCATCTGCATAGAAGTCCAGATTTCCGAACATTGCCCCACTGTTCATGTTGTGACCGTAAATGATAAGGTTCCGACTTTCAGACACTTTGCAGTCTGCCTGTAAAAACAGGCTTCCGTTGATGTCATATTCCTTTTTGTAATTCCGTTTCAGGTAAAACTCCCCATT from Dorea longicatena harbors:
- a CDS encoding class B sortase is translated as MKIVKKLFQAVCLAALFLSAGFLIYHMVYLPMENKKLVAELKGNFPEPEAPGASGSEKKDQPAGRKCPVAAVDLVTLRKQYLDVQGWLTIPDTGIDYPVLQSEQENGEFYLKRNYKKEYDINGSLFLQADCKVSESRNLIIYGHNMNSGAMFGNLDFYADETYYQEHPFAYLQTEDSIQEYRIVTVLKADRNLFPFQQKLADAEAVQEYLKAAKQREVFETGDDYLKCIYDKVLTLVTCSYEWSGARNIVLAVPVSGAVWSQKCS